One stretch of Rhinolophus ferrumequinum isolate MPI-CBG mRhiFer1 chromosome 5, mRhiFer1_v1.p, whole genome shotgun sequence DNA includes these proteins:
- the ITGB1 gene encoding LOW QUALITY PROTEIN: integrin beta-1 (The sequence of the model RefSeq protein was modified relative to this genomic sequence to represent the inferred CDS: deleted 1 base in 1 codon): MNLQLIFWIGLISSICYVFGQADENRCLKANAKSCGECIQAGPNCGWCTNSTFLQEGMPTSARCDDLEALKKKGCHPDDIENPRGSKDIKKNKNVTNRSKGTAEKLQPEDITQIQPQQLVLQLRSGEPQTFALKFKRAEDYPIDLYYLMDLSYSMKDDLENVKSLGTDLMNEMKRITSDFRIGFGSFVEKTVMPYISTTPAKLRNPCTSEQNCTSPFSYKNVLSLTDKGEVFNELVGKQRISGNLDSPEGGFDAIMQVAVCGSLIGWRNVTRLLVFSTDAGFHFAGDGKLGGIVLPNDGQCHLENDVYTMSHYYDYPSIAHLVQKLSENNIQTIFAVTEEFQPVYKELKNLIPKSAVGTLSANSSNVIQLIIDAYNSLSSEVILENGKLPEGVTINYKSYCKNGVNGTGENGRKCSNISIGDEVQFEISITSNKCPNKNSETIKIKPLGFTEEVEIILQFICECECQSEGIPSSPKCHEGNGTFECGACRCNEGRVGRHCECSTDEVNSEDMDAYCRKENSSEICSNNGECVCGQCVCRKRDNTDEIYSGKFCECDNFNCDRSNGVICGGNGVCKCRVCECNPNYTGSACDCSLDTTPCMATNGQICNGRGICECGACKCTDPKFQGPTCEMCQTCLGVCAEHKECVQCRAFNKGEKKDTCAQECSRFNITKVENRDKLPQPGQVDPLSHCKEKDVDDCWFYFTYSVNANGDAIVHVVETPECPTGPDIIPIVAGVVAGIVLIGLALLLIWKLLMIIHDRREFAKFEKEKMNAKWDTGENPIYKSAVTTVVNPKYEGK; encoded by the exons ATGAATTTACAACTGATTTTCTGGATTGGACTGATCAGTTCAATTTGCTATGTATTTGGCCaagcag ATGAAAATAGATGTTTAAAAGCAAATGCCAAATCATGTGGAGAATGTATACAAGCAGGGCCAAATTGTGGATGGTGTACAAATTCA ACATTTTTACAAGAAGGAATGCCTACTTCTGCACGATGTGATGACTTAgaagccttaaaaaagaagggtTGCCATCCAGATGACATAGAAAATCCCAGAGGCtccaaagatataaagaaaaataagaatgtaacCAACCGTAGCAAAGGAACAGCAGAGAAGCTCCAGCCAGAAGATATCACTCAGATCCAACCTCAGCAGTTGGTTTTGCAATTACGATCAG GGGAGCCACAGACGTTTGCATTAAAATTCAAGAGAGCTGAGGACTATCCCATCGATCTCTACTACCTAATGGACCTTTCTTATTCAATGAAGGATGACTTGGAGAATGTAAAAAGCCTTGGAACAGATTTGATGAATGAAATGAAGAGGATTACTTCAGACTTCCGAATTG GGTTTGGCTCATTTGTGGAGAAAACTGTGATGCCATACATTAGTACAACACCAGCTAAGCTCAGGAACCCTTGCACAAGTGAACAGAACTGTACCAGCCCATTTAGCTACAAAAATGTGCTCAGTCTTACTGATAAAGGGGAAGTATTTAATGAACTTGTTGGTAAACAGcgtatatctggaaatttggattCTCCAGAAGGTGGCTTTGATGCAATCATGCAAGTTGCAGTTTGTGGG tcattAATTGGCTGGAGGAATGTTACACGGCTGCTGGTGTTTTCCACGGATGCTGGGTTTCACTTTGCTGGAGATGGGAAACTTGGGGGCATTGTTTTACCAAATGATGGACAGTGTCACCTGGAAAATGATGTATACACAATGAGCCATTATTAT GATTATCCTTCTATTGCTCACCTGGTCCAGAAACTAAGCGAAAATAACATTCAGACAATTTTTGCAGTTACCGAAGAATTTCAGCCTGTCTACAAG GAACTAAAAAATTTGATCCCTAAGTCAGCAGTAGGAACATTATCTGCAAATTCCAGCAATGTAATTCAGTTGATCATTGATGCATACAAC TCCCTTTCCTCAGAAGTAATTTTGGAAAACGGCAAATTGCCAGAAGGAGTAACAATAAATTACAAATCTTACTGCAAGAATGGGGTTAATGGCACaggggaaaatggaagaaaatgctcCAATATTTCCATTGGAGATGAG GTTCAATTTGAAATTAGCATAACTTCAAATAAATGTCCAAATAAGAATTCTGAAACCATTAAAATTAAGCCTCTGGGCTTCACTGAAGAAGTAGAGATTATTCTTCAGTTCATCTGTGAATGTGAATGTCAGAGTGAAGGCATCCCTAGCAGCCCAAAGTGTCACGAAGGAAATGGAACATTTGAGTGTGGAGCTTGCAG GTGCAATGAGGGACGTGTTGGCAGACATTGTGAATGTAGCACGGATGAAGTTAACAGTGAAGATATGGATGCTTACTGCAGGAAAGAAAACAGTTCAGAAATCTGTAGTAATAATGGAGAGTGTGTCTGTGGACAGTGTGTTTGTAGGAAGAGGGATAATACAGATGAAATTTATTCTGGCAAATTCTGCGAGTGTGATAATTTCAACTGTGATAGATCCAACGGCGTGATTTGTGGAG GAAATGGTGTATGCAAGTGTCGCGTGTGTGAATGCAACCCCAACTACACGGGCAGTGCATGTGACTGTTCCCTGGACACGACTCCATGCATGGCCACAAACGGACAGATCTGCAATGGCCGGGGCATCTGTGAGTGCGGTGCCTGTAAGTGCACGGATCCCAAGTTTCAGGGCCCAACTTGTGAGATGTGTCAGACCTGCCTGGGCGTCTGCGCTGAGCATAA AGAATGTGTTCAGTGTAGAGCCttcaataaaggagaaaagaaagacacatgTGCACAGGAATGTTCCCGTTTCAACATTACCAAGGTCGAAAATCGGGACAAATTGCCCCAGCCGGGCCAGGTAGATCCCCTGTCCCACTGTAAGGAGAAGGACGTTGACGACTGCTGGTTCTATTTCACATACTCAGTGAATGCGAACGGTGATGCCATTGTTCATGTTGTAGAGACTCCAG AGTGCCCCACTGGTCCAGACATCATTCCAATTGTAGCTGGTGTGGTTGCTGGAATTGTTCTGATTGGCCTTGCATTGCTGCTGATTTGGAAGCTTCTAATGATAATTCATGACAGAAGGGAATTTGccaaatttgaaaaggaaaaaatgaatgccAAATGGGACACG